From Microcaecilia unicolor chromosome 11, aMicUni1.1, whole genome shotgun sequence, the proteins below share one genomic window:
- the TMEM200B gene encoding transmembrane protein 200B — protein sequence MTVRSPRAQKAMKNQELPKSNQMKTSAYSVWNIWKSRRKTATEVAIKGKLRMKSPSGAFVILGVFVVLMGMTIAVIGYWPRKDLLAALDNQTGNSSRTKDIKNEVKAVAATLPRNPPNNDRLKLIGPVIMGMGLFIFICASTMLYENRDMETRLLIQRSLYSMATGLPSSKNGQDMYCQKTSSPDIKARHEEGAYDMDLSSGGLQTFLSPGKRWAESSIPNKLQTTALLLHQNGISPSVSLRSLQSDSCNLGETTRCLLFTHAESVVNSSVNTLTLPIIKLNNCLIDNADVSQLVSDEEVERPKEKGEILTNPGTLHQKWIFFKWAWSPWIPYGSQCGCQTSDQSSD from the coding sequence ATGACTGTCAGAAGCCCCAGAGCACAGAAGGCCATGAAGAATCAAGAATTGCCCAAATCTAACCAAATGAAAACCAGTGCCTATTCTGTCTGGAACATCTGGAAATCAAGACGCAAAACAGCCACAGAAGTGGCCATCAAGGGGAAGCTCAGAATGAAATCGCCTTCGGGGGCCTTTGTGATTCTAGGGGTCTTTGTTGTCCTGATGGGTATGACCATTGCTGTCATTGGTTACTGGCCTCGGAAAGATTTACTCGCAGCACTTGACAACCAGACAGGGAACAGTAGTAGAACGAAAGACATAAAGAATGAAGTGAAAGCGGTGGCGGCAACCCTTCCTCGTAATCCTCCTAACAATGACAGACTTAAACTGATTGGTCCTGTCATCATGGGGATGGGGCTCTTTATTTTTATCTGTGCCAGCACCATGCTATATGAGAACAGAGACATGGAGACCCGTCTGCTAATCCAGAGAAGTTTATATTCCATGGCCACTGGTCTTCCTTCAAGCAAAAATGGACAGGATATGTACTGTCAGAAGACCAGTTCACCAGATATCAAAGCTAGACATGAGGAGGGGGCTTATGATATGGATCTCTCTTCTGGAGGCCTCCAGACCTTCTTAAGCCCAGGAAAGAGATGGGCTGAATCCTCCATTCCAAATAAGCTCCAAACGACTGCCCTTCTGCTTCATCAAAACGGCATCTCGCCATCTGTCTCTCTTCGTAGCCTCCAGTCAGATTCTTGCAACCTTGGTGAAACAACCCGCTGTCTCTTGTTTACACACGCAGAGTCAGTGGTGAACTCGTCAGTGAATACCTTGACTCTTCCCATCATTAAGCTAAATAACTGCCTTATTGACAATGCAGATGTTTCTCAACTTGTTAGTGATGAGGAAGTTGAGCGCCCCAAGGAAAAGGGAGAGATTTTAACCAATCCTGGAACCTTACACCAAAAGTGGATATTCTTCAAGTGGGCATGGTCTCCGTGGATCCCATATGGTTCTCAATGTGggtgccaaacctcagaccagtCCTCCGATTAA